One Sulfurimonas sp. C5 genomic region harbors:
- a CDS encoding PAS domain-containing protein has product MEKVTPIDEEYMFDNLVIVSQTDEKGIITYANKAFSNVSGYSVDELVGQPHNIVRHPDMPTTAFAKMWSTIKSGQAWNGIVKNLRKDGRYYWVDTEILPIKDDSDNITGYIAARRAASRKDIVDTEEAYIKMLEAESVENKG; this is encoded by the coding sequence ATGGAAAAAGTAACTCCTATTGATGAAGAGTATATGTTTGATAACTTAGTCATAGTTAGTCAAACAGATGAAAAAGGGATTATTACCTACGCGAATAAAGCATTTTCCAATGTTTCTGGCTATAGTGTAGATGAATTGGTAGGACAACCACACAATATTGTAAGACACCCGGATATGCCAACAACTGCATTTGCAAAAATGTGGAGTACTATTAAAAGTGGGCAAGCATGGAATGGTATTGTCAAGAACTTAAGAAAAGACGGCAGATATTACTGGGTTGATACAGAAATTTTGCCTATTAAAGATGACAGTGACAATATTACAGGCTATATAGCAGCACGTCGTGCAGCATCAAGAAAAGATATAGTTGATACAGAAGAAGCTTACAT
- the nhaD gene encoding sodium:proton antiporter NhaD — protein MENTPVVETAVNAVAHAASDVNLATTWVGWLSLVAFIVAYYFIAAEEKYSVNKAKPALFAGTVMFMLVGIYYAINGLNPDPLHDELETLILEIAEIFFFLLVAMTFIETLIERGVFDLMKYKLVSKGYTYKKLFWLTGLLAFFISPVADNLTTALILSTVLFTIDKRNISFLVPGAINIVVAANAGGAWSPFGDITTLMAWTAGKGAFVDFLYLFPASVLGWAITAYLLSMSVPKGQPDFDPTTEKKPELLDGAMGTVYLGVATITIAVLGHQFFHFPAMWGMMFGLAILKMYSVFLTKSGKNGFNIYVNMQKVENDTLLFFFGILSAVGALHFLGFLEYIHKLYELVGPTSANIGVGFISAIVDNVPVMSAILKSSPTMGIDQWMLVTLTAGIGGSLISFGSAAGVGVMGRLHGIYTFGAHMKHAWTILVGYILSMIIWYVQFEIMGLY, from the coding sequence ATGGAAAATACTCCAGTAGTTGAAACTGCTGTAAATGCAGTGGCACATGCTGCATCAGACGTTAACTTAGCGACAACATGGGTTGGATGGCTAAGTTTAGTAGCTTTCATTGTAGCATATTACTTTATTGCTGCAGAGGAAAAATATAGTGTAAATAAAGCAAAACCGGCACTTTTTGCAGGTACTGTTATGTTTATGCTAGTAGGTATTTATTATGCAATTAACGGTTTGAATCCAGATCCGTTACATGATGAACTTGAAACGTTAATACTTGAAATTGCCGAAATCTTTTTCTTCTTATTAGTTGCAATGACGTTTATCGAAACGCTTATCGAACGCGGTGTGTTTGACCTTATGAAGTATAAACTTGTATCTAAAGGGTATACATATAAAAAGCTGTTCTGGCTTACTGGTCTTTTAGCATTTTTTATCTCTCCGGTTGCAGACAACTTAACAACGGCTCTTATCCTTTCAACGGTGCTTTTTACAATTGATAAGAGAAATATCTCTTTCTTAGTACCTGGTGCTATTAATATTGTCGTTGCTGCAAATGCAGGTGGTGCTTGGTCACCATTTGGGGATATCACAACACTAATGGCTTGGACAGCAGGCAAAGGTGCATTTGTTGATTTCTTATACCTTTTCCCTGCATCAGTTCTTGGTTGGGCAATTACGGCATACCTACTTTCTATGTCGGTTCCAAAAGGACAACCTGATTTTGATCCGACTACAGAGAAAAAACCAGAGCTTTTAGACGGTGCTATGGGTACTGTGTATCTTGGTGTTGCAACAATTACAATTGCAGTTCTTGGTCATCAATTTTTCCATTTCCCGGCAATGTGGGGTATGATGTTTGGTCTGGCAATTCTTAAAATGTACTCTGTGTTCCTTACAAAGTCTGGGAAAAACGGATTTAATATTTACGTAAATATGCAAAAAGTTGAAAATGATACACTTCTTTTCTTCTTCGGTATCCTATCAGCTGTAGGTGCATTACACTTCTTAGGATTCCTAGAGTATATTCATAAGCTATATGAACTTGTCGGTCCTACAAGTGCAAATATCGGTGTTGGATTTATTTCTGCAATCGTGGATAACGTACCTGTTATGAGCGCAATTTTAAAATCTTCTCCAACTATGGGAATCGATCAATGGATGCTTGTTACGTTAACAGCAGGTATCGGTGGTAGTTTAATCTCTTTTGGTTCAGCAGCAGGTGTTGGTGTAATGGGAAGACTTCACGGAATTTATACATTCGGTGCACATATGAAACATGCTTGGACAATCTTAGTAGGATATATTCTTTCTATGATTATCTGGTATGTTCAATTTGAAATTATGGGTCTTTATTAA
- the nadB gene encoding L-aspartate oxidase — protein sequence MYKYDVIIVGAGVAGLYAAMKLPKDKKVLIINKRETFKCNTFYAQGGIALARNEDDIPAHIQDTLAAGDGLCDEEAVKVLSEHSIEAIDDLIKNGFEFDKDEEGHILYTKEAAHSCERIVHAGGDATGRYLHFFLLSQNTHAMLSDARVVDLLIKDSKCYGVTVLDHRQTKNIYADNVIIASGGVGSLYEYHTNAPCISADMQGLCVMKGIELDRMEMLQFHPTVFVNSTNAQKMLLTEALRGEGATITDENGKRFLFEYDERGELASRDIVSKSIYLYKKKTGLNVYLNFDNFTEEYFAHRFPNIYKNMRALGFKVPEQRVPISPAFHYAIGGIKTDLNGKIPNIEGLYAIGEVASTRVHGANRLASNSLLEGLVFGQRAVEDILKRDNFTDKIVEFPIVDEVMSYKEDKAKKNQLRKIMWENVSIIRTKRGLTDALETINALLKEKIGKLLKFRLLTAREIVTSALNRTESIGVHTIQEEN from the coding sequence ATGTATAAGTATGATGTAATTATCGTCGGTGCAGGTGTGGCAGGACTGTATGCCGCTATGAAGTTACCGAAAGATAAAAAAGTTTTAATCATTAACAAGCGTGAAACGTTTAAGTGTAATACTTTTTATGCTCAAGGTGGAATTGCATTAGCACGTAACGAAGATGATATCCCCGCACATATACAAGATACCCTTGCAGCGGGTGATGGTCTTTGTGATGAAGAAGCAGTAAAAGTTTTAAGTGAGCATTCGATTGAAGCAATCGATGATTTGATTAAAAACGGTTTTGAATTTGATAAAGATGAAGAGGGGCATATTCTTTATACAAAAGAAGCAGCGCACTCTTGTGAAAGAATTGTACATGCAGGAGGAGATGCGACAGGAAGATATCTGCATTTCTTTTTACTTTCGCAAAATACACATGCAATGCTCAGTGATGCACGTGTGGTCGATCTTTTAATTAAAGATAGCAAATGTTACGGTGTAACAGTTCTTGATCACAGACAAACAAAAAATATTTATGCCGATAATGTAATTATAGCAAGCGGTGGTGTGGGTTCACTTTATGAGTATCATACCAATGCTCCATGTATCAGTGCAGATATGCAAGGATTGTGTGTTATGAAAGGGATCGAGCTTGATCGAATGGAGATGCTTCAGTTTCACCCGACAGTGTTTGTAAACTCTACAAATGCACAAAAGATGCTTTTAACAGAAGCACTTAGAGGTGAAGGTGCAACAATTACGGATGAAAACGGAAAAAGATTTTTATTTGAGTACGACGAGCGTGGAGAACTGGCATCGCGTGATATTGTAAGTAAATCGATATATCTTTATAAAAAGAAAACAGGTTTAAATGTTTATCTGAATTTCGATAATTTTACAGAAGAATATTTTGCTCATAGATTCCCGAATATTTACAAAAATATGCGTGCACTCGGCTTTAAAGTTCCGGAACAAAGAGTACCTATTTCTCCGGCATTTCACTATGCGATTGGTGGAATCAAAACAGATCTTAACGGAAAAATTCCAAATATAGAGGGACTGTATGCAATCGGTGAAGTGGCTTCAACGAGGGTTCATGGTGCAAACAGACTCGCTTCAAACTCTTTGCTTGAAGGATTAGTATTTGGACAAAGAGCAGTGGAAGATATTCTAAAAAGAGATAATTTTACTGACAAGATTGTAGAGTTCCCGATTGTTGATGAGGTGATGAGCTATAAAGAGGACAAGGCGAAGAAAAATCAGCTTAGAAAAATTATGTGGGAAAATGTCTCGATTATTCGCACAAAAAGAGGCTTAACAGACGCATTAGAGACAATTAATGCTCTTTTAAAAGAAAAAATTGGTAAACTATTGAAATTTCGTTTATTGACGGCTAGAGAGATCGTGACTTCGGCCTTAAATAGAACAGAATCGATAGGTGTACACACCATTCAAGAGGAGAACTAA
- the uvrC gene encoding excinuclease ABC subunit UvrC encodes MDLKTTIQQLPSTPGIYQYFDKNGRLLYVGKAKSLSNRVKSYWYFTPELRPNPTLSVRITKMLEQTVSLEYIVVNSEHDALILENSLIKQLHPKYNILLRDDKTYPYIYLDNSEKYPRLDITRKIINSKDITYFGPYSVGARDILNSIYSIAKLVQKKGCLRSKKLCLYYQIDKCLGPCELPISKERYQQEVDLAVSLIKNKKLLIKKLQEKMEFYAEELRFEEAAELRDTIDKISRSEINSEIDFASNENFDIFVVEHNEQRAVLVKIFMRNGKIISSSHDYINLTEGFDANEIFTQALVDFYKEEKPPIVAPILVNVSFEDQELIEEHLSRVFEKKASITIPQRGKKKDLISLAHLNAQELLKKQNNSNLKLLQDIKELCQLEVIPNRVEIFDNSHMAGMATVGAMVVYEDGKFDKKSYRTYHLEAKDEYAQMRETLTRRVESFSKNPAPDLWILDGGATLLNLALDILVSNGVNMDVIAISKEKIDAKAHRAKGKAKDIIYTKDEIFKLKDSDKRLQWVQNLRDEAHRSAITFHKKTKLKLDQESKLLSLQGISAAKVQKLLNHFGSFENIRNASTEELSTILNRKDAKNIKIFYN; translated from the coding sequence ATGGATCTTAAAACTACTATACAACAACTTCCTTCAACGCCAGGAATTTATCAATATTTTGATAAAAATGGCAGACTTTTATATGTTGGAAAAGCAAAAAGTCTCTCTAACCGTGTTAAAAGTTATTGGTACTTTACTCCGGAACTGCGTCCAAATCCTACACTTTCTGTTAGAATTACAAAGATGCTTGAACAGACTGTATCACTGGAATACATTGTTGTCAACTCTGAGCATGATGCTCTAATTTTAGAAAATTCTCTGATTAAACAACTCCATCCAAAATATAATATTTTACTTCGTGATGATAAAACATATCCATATATCTATCTTGATAACTCTGAAAAATATCCGAGACTAGACATTACAAGAAAGATCATCAATTCTAAAGACATCACCTACTTTGGTCCCTATTCAGTAGGTGCTAGAGATATTTTAAACTCTATCTATTCCATCGCAAAACTGGTACAAAAAAAAGGATGTTTACGTTCAAAAAAACTTTGTCTTTATTATCAGATTGACAAATGTTTAGGTCCTTGTGAACTGCCTATTTCAAAAGAGCGTTACCAACAAGAAGTCGATTTAGCCGTTTCATTAATTAAAAATAAAAAGCTGCTAATCAAAAAACTGCAAGAAAAAATGGAATTTTATGCTGAGGAACTCCGTTTCGAAGAAGCGGCAGAATTACGAGATACAATTGATAAAATTTCTCGATCGGAAATCAATTCAGAAATAGATTTTGCAAGTAACGAAAACTTCGATATTTTTGTCGTAGAGCATAACGAACAACGAGCGGTACTTGTCAAAATATTTATGAGGAACGGAAAAATTATCTCCTCTTCTCATGACTACATCAATCTTACAGAGGGTTTTGATGCAAATGAAATATTTACACAGGCACTTGTAGATTTTTATAAAGAGGAAAAACCACCTATAGTTGCACCTATACTCGTAAATGTCTCTTTTGAGGATCAAGAACTTATTGAAGAGCACCTCAGCAGAGTTTTTGAAAAAAAAGCCTCTATTACAATTCCTCAAAGAGGAAAGAAAAAAGATCTTATTTCATTAGCACATTTAAATGCCCAAGAACTACTCAAAAAACAAAATAATTCTAATCTGAAACTTCTTCAGGATATTAAAGAATTATGCCAACTGGAAGTTATTCCAAACAGAGTCGAAATATTTGACAATTCCCATATGGCTGGGATGGCTACAGTTGGAGCCATGGTGGTGTATGAAGACGGTAAGTTTGATAAAAAATCATATAGAACTTACCATCTTGAAGCAAAAGACGAATATGCACAAATGAGAGAAACACTTACAAGAAGGGTTGAAAGCTTTAGTAAAAATCCAGCACCTGATCTTTGGATACTTGACGGAGGTGCCACACTTTTAAATTTGGCACTCGATATCTTGGTTTCTAACGGTGTCAACATGGATGTCATCGCTATTTCTAAAGAAAAGATAGATGCAAAAGCCCACAGAGCAAAAGGAAAAGCAAAAGATATAATCTATACTAAAGACGAGATATTTAAACTTAAAGATTCAGATAAACGACTGCAGTGGGTTCAGAATCTTAGAGATGAAGCCCATCGTTCTGCAATAACCTTTCATAAAAAAACAAAACTGAAACTGGATCAAGAGAGCAAACTTTTAAGCTTACAGGGAATATCAGCAGCAAAAGTCCAAAAACTTCTCAACCATTTCGGTAGTTTTGAAAATATTAGAAATGCTTCTACAGAGGAGTTGTCGACAATTTTAAACAGAAAAGATGCAAAAAACATCAAAATCTTTTATAACTAA